In Paenibacillus larvae subsp. larvae, the following proteins share a genomic window:
- a CDS encoding helix-turn-helix domain-containing protein, producing the protein MSKRSPTSLEVKLRVVKRCLQNETNPSYEAKQLGIDKNTVTDWVRKYKADGLDGLKESRGCKAYSEDLQLAAIRDVLSGSHSIREATKKYHISSKSVLTRWISKYTNGVEIKSTRKVSRMNKGRKTTFEERIEIAQYTIANDLDYQKSMEKYDVSYSQVYAWVRKYKSGGEEALKDNRGRNKPAEELDDHERLKLRIKELEARNEYLEMENALAKKLAEIRRRHTR; encoded by the coding sequence ATGTCCAAAAGGAGTCCAACTTCTTTAGAGGTAAAGCTACGTGTCGTAAAGCGATGTCTTCAGAATGAGACAAACCCAAGTTATGAGGCGAAACAGCTGGGAATAGACAAAAACACGGTAACAGATTGGGTAAGGAAGTATAAAGCAGATGGTCTTGACGGATTAAAGGAATCCAGAGGATGTAAAGCTTACTCAGAGGATCTGCAGCTGGCTGCAATCAGAGATGTATTATCCGGTAGTCATTCTATACGAGAGGCGACAAAGAAGTATCATATTTCTAGTAAAAGTGTTTTGACGAGATGGATCTCCAAGTATACTAATGGGGTAGAAATAAAATCTACTCGTAAAGTATCTCGTATGAACAAAGGACGTAAAACCACTTTCGAAGAACGCATTGAAATTGCACAGTATACGATCGCAAACGATCTGGATTATCAGAAATCCATGGAGAAATATGATGTTTCTTATTCACAGGTGTACGCATGGGTTCGTAAATATAAATCTGGCGGTGAGGAAGCCCTCAAGGACAATCGCGGTCGTAACAAGCCTGCGGAAGAGTTGGATGATCATGAACGACTCAAGCTTCGGATCAAAGAATTAGAAGCACGGAACGAGTATTTAGAAATGGAGAACGCTCTGGCAAAAAAGTTGGCAGAGATCCGGCGACGACATACACGCTAA
- the proV gene encoding glycine betaine/L-proline ABC transporter ATP-binding protein ProV → MPIIEVKELTKIFGRDPKRAIPLLDKGWSKEKIFEETRLTVGVNQASFSIEAGEIFVIMGLSGSGKSTLVRLLNRLIEPTSGQVLINGQDIVTLSQEKLREVRRKNISMVFQNFALFPHRTVLENVELGMEIQGMPKKEREEKARKALELVGLKGREHSRPRELSGGMQQRVGIARGLANDPDVLLMDEAFSALDPLIRKEMQDELIELQSKMRKTIVFITHDLDEALRIGDRIALMKDGVVVQIGTPEEIMTNPANEYVERFVEDVDLSKVLTASHVMKRPETITLERGPRVALQFMRDTGVSNLYVVDSSRKLLGAITAEDAMNAVKEGKKLKDILITDVPTASPDTIINELFDRVGSTKIPVAVVDETNKLLGIIIRGSVLAALSGNNELEGEANR, encoded by the coding sequence TTGCCCATTATTGAAGTTAAAGAGCTTACCAAGATTTTCGGACGTGATCCGAAAAGGGCTATACCTTTATTGGATAAAGGATGGAGCAAAGAAAAAATCTTTGAGGAAACTAGGCTCACTGTTGGCGTAAATCAGGCAAGTTTCTCGATTGAAGCCGGTGAGATTTTTGTTATTATGGGTCTTTCGGGGAGCGGGAAATCGACGCTCGTCCGGCTTTTGAACCGGCTCATTGAGCCTACATCCGGACAGGTACTTATTAACGGACAGGATATTGTCACATTAAGTCAGGAGAAGCTCAGGGAGGTTCGCCGCAAAAATATTAGCATGGTATTCCAGAATTTTGCTTTATTCCCGCACCGTACCGTGCTTGAAAATGTGGAACTGGGTATGGAAATTCAAGGGATGCCTAAAAAAGAGCGCGAGGAGAAAGCACGAAAAGCTCTTGAACTTGTCGGCCTGAAGGGCCGTGAACATTCAAGGCCCCGTGAACTAAGCGGGGGTATGCAGCAAAGGGTCGGCATCGCCAGAGGCTTGGCGAATGATCCGGACGTTCTGCTTATGGATGAAGCATTCAGTGCACTTGACCCGCTTATTCGTAAGGAAATGCAGGATGAGTTGATCGAGCTCCAATCCAAAATGAGGAAGACGATTGTATTCATTACACATGATCTGGATGAGGCACTGCGAATAGGTGACCGCATTGCGTTGATGAAAGATGGAGTAGTGGTACAGATTGGAACACCGGAAGAAATCATGACGAATCCGGCAAATGAATACGTGGAACGGTTCGTGGAAGATGTAGATCTGTCCAAGGTGCTGACAGCCTCTCATGTCATGAAGAGACCTGAGACTATTACGCTGGAACGCGGACCTCGTGTTGCTCTTCAATTCATGAGAGATACGGGTGTATCGAACCTGTATGTAGTGGACTCGAGCAGAAAACTGTTGGGGGCTATTACAGCTGAAGATGCCATGAATGCTGTGAAAGAAGGCAAGAAGCTTAAGGATATTTTAATTACTGATGTACCGACCGCATCACCGGATACAATAATCAATGAGCTTTTCGATCGGGTAGGCAGCACGAAAATTCCTGTTGCTGTAGTAGATGAAACGAACAAACTGCTTGGCATTATTATTCGTGGATCGGTGCTTGCCGCCCTCTCCGGAAACAACGAGTTAGAAGGTGAGGCGAATAGATGA
- a CDS encoding GbsR/MarR family transcriptional regulator codes for MKDELDGLSDHLKQAILKSRHRIIESVGKNMDLYGVTHSVGHLYGLMYFSDGPVTLDDMREEMGMSKTSMSTGMRTLMDLKMVNKVWGKGCRKDLYETEFDWHQNFVDYFSIKWRKSMESNTHQLCKSLSELEVLLEQYQNDEKARDILLRDIDKIKHALSYYRWLDQLIRSMETGEIFTFIPKEIPPFENG; via the coding sequence ATGAAAGATGAATTAGACGGGTTATCGGATCATCTGAAACAGGCGATTTTGAAATCCCGCCACCGCATTATAGAATCTGTCGGGAAAAATATGGATTTATATGGAGTTACCCACTCTGTAGGGCATTTATACGGCCTCATGTATTTTTCTGACGGTCCGGTAACGCTTGATGACATGCGGGAAGAAATGGGTATGAGCAAGACGAGCATGAGTACCGGCATGAGAACCCTCATGGATTTAAAAATGGTGAATAAAGTTTGGGGCAAGGGATGCAGAAAAGACTTATATGAAACCGAATTTGACTGGCACCAAAATTTTGTGGATTATTTTTCAATCAAATGGCGAAAATCAATGGAATCCAACACACATCAGTTATGTAAATCCTTATCTGAACTGGAAGTCTTACTTGAGCAGTATCAAAATGATGAAAAAGCCCGGGACATTCTGCTCCGCGATATAGACAAGATAAAACACGCGCTCAGCTATTATAGATGGCTCGACCAACTGATCCGTTCGATGGAAACCGGTGAAATCTTTACCTTTATCCCGAAGGAGATTCCCCCTTTCGAGAACGGTTAG
- a CDS encoding IS3 family transposase, with product MRSTERVFRNGERSGKKVGRDPATTYTLTLVRHADWYQAIQELHAEKGYAVTKLCKLAGVARSAYYKWLKWKPSIRELEILSLAKEVKLRYDKRKGVLGYRQIRTQLNRKLKKSYNKKRYYRIMRALELKAVIRRKRPNYVKSSAIHVAENGMNRGFHADSPNLKWCTDVTELKYGNGRKAYLSAIVDVYDNSIVSWVLSPSNNKKLVMDTVNKAYWRNPGVTPLLHSDRGFQYTSHEYSLLQLKYGFTKSMSRVSRCLDNQPIERFWGTFKAESFYLRKHDTYEDVLKDVRNYIHYYNNYRYTERLSGLSPSEYRKQAA from the coding sequence ATTAGAAGCACGGAACGAGTATTTAGAAATGGAGAACGCTCTGGCAAAAAAGTTGGCAGAGATCCGGCGACGACATACACGCTAACGTTAGTCCGACATGCAGACTGGTATCAAGCTATCCAAGAACTGCACGCTGAGAAAGGCTATGCCGTCACGAAGCTGTGCAAGCTAGCCGGAGTCGCTCGATCTGCCTATTATAAATGGCTAAAATGGAAACCATCCATCAGGGAACTTGAAATCCTTTCATTGGCGAAGGAAGTGAAACTTCGCTATGACAAGAGAAAGGGCGTACTTGGTTATCGTCAAATCCGCACACAATTGAACCGGAAACTCAAAAAGAGTTACAACAAAAAACGTTATTATCGAATCATGCGCGCTCTTGAATTAAAAGCGGTGATTCGCAGGAAACGACCGAATTACGTGAAATCCTCTGCAATACATGTGGCTGAAAATGGGATGAACCGCGGGTTTCACGCGGACTCTCCCAATTTAAAGTGGTGCACAGATGTCACAGAATTGAAGTATGGGAATGGTCGTAAAGCCTATCTGAGTGCTATCGTTGATGTATACGATAACTCCATCGTTTCATGGGTGTTAAGCCCCTCCAACAACAAAAAACTCGTCATGGATACGGTGAATAAGGCCTACTGGAGGAACCCGGGTGTGACTCCACTTCTGCATAGCGACAGAGGCTTCCAGTATACTTCACATGAATACAGTCTACTTCAGCTTAAGTACGGTTTTACTAAAAGTATGTCTCGGGTGAGCCGATGTCTAGATAATCAACCCATTGAACGATTTTGGGGTACATTTAAGGCAGAAAGCTTTTATCTAAGGAAACACGACACCTATGAAGACGTTCTCAAAGACGTGAGAAATTATATCCACTACTACAACAATTACCGCTATACAGAGCGTTTAAGTGGCCTGTCTCCCAGCGAATATCGAAAACAAGCTGCATAA
- a CDS encoding ABC transporter permease/substrate binding protein, giving the protein MSIPKLPLGSWVEGLEAWLESTLGGLFEVIRTVIGGMVDGCQWLLQSVPWFVMIAVLSLIILAVARWRMALFTFIGLLLVFNLGYWDHTMMTLSQVLTSAVISIVLGVPIGILCARRNGVQKVVTPLLDFMQTMPAFVYLLPAVSFFSLGVVPGVIASVVFAIPPTIRLTNLGIRQVPMDLVEAADAFGSTPMQKLVKLQLPLAVPSIMAGINQTIMLSLSMVVISSMIGAQGLGSDVYRAVTQNKIGSGFEAGVAVVILAIILDRFTQNVVNRRKQGQIRWKKPLIWVSLAALVISAILTNVMSTGGTGKQIKLSYVAWDSEIASTNVVKVVLQDKLGYNVDMLQVDIGPMWTGVSNGSVDAMVAAWLPRTAKSYYDANKGKFDELGANLEGTKLGLVVPSYLENVNSIEDLKKPEVRDQFGGKIIGIEPGAGIMEATQKALKDYGLSDWTLVESSSAAMTTELTKAYENKQPMVVTGWTPHWMFAKMNLKYLDDPKKSYGEDEQIHTVVRKGLKEDKPDAYQFLDQFHWTPKDMEEVMVDVQSGTEPEEAAAKWVQNHPDQVNEWLKGIEVVK; this is encoded by the coding sequence ATGAGTATTCCGAAGTTACCGTTAGGAAGTTGGGTAGAAGGTTTAGAGGCATGGCTGGAAAGTACTTTGGGCGGCTTGTTCGAAGTGATCCGAACAGTGATTGGCGGTATGGTGGACGGATGCCAGTGGCTGCTCCAGAGTGTGCCATGGTTCGTTATGATTGCAGTTCTTTCTCTGATAATACTGGCTGTCGCACGCTGGAGAATGGCTTTGTTCACGTTCATCGGGCTGCTGCTAGTGTTTAATTTGGGATATTGGGATCATACAATGATGACCTTATCCCAGGTTCTCACTTCAGCTGTCATTTCCATTGTACTGGGTGTACCCATCGGGATTCTTTGTGCAAGAAGGAATGGTGTCCAGAAAGTTGTCACACCTTTGTTGGATTTCATGCAGACAATGCCTGCATTCGTTTATCTGCTGCCGGCCGTATCATTCTTCTCGCTCGGTGTAGTACCGGGAGTTATCGCATCGGTTGTATTTGCGATTCCCCCGACGATTCGTCTGACCAATCTGGGGATCAGACAAGTTCCGATGGATTTAGTTGAAGCGGCGGATGCGTTTGGTTCAACACCGATGCAGAAGCTCGTCAAGCTTCAGCTGCCGCTGGCTGTTCCTTCTATTATGGCAGGAATCAATCAGACGATCATGCTGTCCTTATCCATGGTAGTTATTTCTTCAATGATTGGGGCGCAAGGTCTTGGATCCGATGTTTATCGTGCTGTCACGCAGAATAAAATCGGTTCCGGCTTTGAAGCAGGTGTAGCCGTTGTTATTCTTGCTATCATTTTGGACCGGTTTACCCAGAATGTGGTGAACCGCCGTAAACAGGGTCAAATACGCTGGAAAAAACCTCTCATTTGGGTTTCACTTGCAGCGCTTGTAATTTCAGCGATTCTGACAAACGTAATGAGTACGGGAGGAACAGGCAAACAAATTAAACTTTCTTATGTAGCCTGGGACTCTGAAATTGCCAGTACAAATGTGGTTAAAGTGGTCCTCCAAGACAAATTAGGCTATAACGTGGATATGCTGCAAGTTGATATTGGACCTATGTGGACCGGCGTTTCTAACGGCAGTGTAGATGCGATGGTAGCCGCTTGGCTCCCAAGAACGGCAAAAAGCTACTATGATGCCAACAAAGGCAAATTTGATGAATTGGGGGCTAACCTGGAAGGTACGAAACTGGGATTAGTAGTTCCATCCTATTTAGAGAATGTTAATTCTATTGAAGATCTGAAAAAACCGGAGGTCAGAGATCAATTTGGCGGTAAAATCATAGGTATTGAGCCAGGTGCCGGTATCATGGAAGCTACTCAAAAAGCTCTCAAGGATTATGGCTTAAGTGACTGGACTCTCGTTGAAAGTTCTTCCGCAGCGATGACTACCGAGCTGACTAAAGCTTATGAGAACAAGCAGCCGATGGTAGTGACCGGCTGGACTCCTCACTGGATGTTTGCCAAGATGAATCTGAAATATCTGGATGATCCGAAAAAGTCGTACGGTGAGGATGAGCAGATTCATACAGTTGTCCGAAAAGGATTGAAAGAAGACAAACCTGACGCCTATCAGTTCCTGGATCAATTCCACTGGACTCCAAAAGACATGGAGGAAGTAATGGTGGATGTTCAATCGGGGACAGAACCGGAGGAAGCTGCCGCCAAATGGGTGCAAAATCATCCGGATCAAGTTAATGAGTGGCTGAAAGGTATAGAAGTTGTGAAGTGA